The Hymenobacter sp. DG01 sequence AGCAGCTACCACAATGCACTGCGAACCAAAACGGGCGGCCAGCTCGTCAATGAGCTCGGGCCGGGCCAGCGCCGCGGAGTTGATGCTGACTTTATCGGCCCCGTTCAGCAGCAAGGCTTCCACATCGGCCACGGTGCCAATACCGCCGCCTACGGTGAACGGAATGTCCAGCTCACGCGCTACGTCGCGCACCAGCGCCACCAGGGTCGCGCGCTTTTGGTTGGTAGCGGTAATATCGAGGAACACCAGCTCGTCGGCGCCCTCGCGGGCATAGCGGGCAGCCAGGGCCACGGGGTCACCGGCATCGCGCAGGCCCTCAAACCGGACGCCCTTTACAGTGCGGCCATCCTTTACGTCGAGGCAGGGTATAATTCGTTTGGTTAGCATGGGTTGCTGAAATATGCTGTCATCCTGAGCGGAGCGAAGGACCTTATCACGCCGGCACGAAGCCGTTGTTATCCTTCAGCCGTAATAAGGTCCTTCGCTCCGCTCAGGATGACAAAAGAACCAATCAATAAACGCCCCTACAGCCAGGGTTGGAGCTCGGCCAGGGTAATGGTGCCCTCATAGATGGCCTTGCCAATAATAGCGCCGTGCATCCCGATTCTCGCCAGGGCTTCCACATCGGCCAGGGTCGTGACGCCGCCGCTGGCCACCAGCTGGGCAGCGGGTAGCTGCTTGCGCAATTGCTGGTAGGTAGCCAGCGCGGGGCCCTGCAGCTTGCCATCTTTGCTGACATCGGTGCAGATGAAGGTACTCGCGCCCGCCGTCAGGTAGTCGGCCACGAACTCCTGTAGGGTCCGCTCGCTCTGCTCGGCCCAGGCGTTAATGGAAATAAAGTTGTCGCGAAAATCAGCCCCCACGATGATGCGCTCAGCCCCAAAGGCGCGCAGCCAGCCGGCCACCGTTTCGGGTTCCCGCACGGCTATGCTGCCGGCCGTAATCTGACGGGCGCCCGCCTCAAAGGCCTGCCGCACGGTATCCTCGCTTTGCAGCCCCCCGCCAAAGTCAATTTCCAGGGCGGTGTGCCGGGCAATGCGCTCCAGTACCGGCAGGTTCACCGGCTGCTTGGCCCGGGCCCCGTCCAGGTCCACCAGATGCAGGCGCTTTACCCCATGCTGTTCGAAGCGCTGGGCTACGGCCAGGGGGTCGGAGTCGTAGGTGGTCTGCTGGGAGAAGTCGCCCTCGGTGAGGCGCACGCACTGGCCATTGATAAGGTCAATAGCGGGAATGATTTCCATGGGTGTCTGCTAGAATGATGAGGGTAGAAAGCGCCGCGGCACTTGGCCTGGCCACAGGGGGTAGCAGAATAATCCCTACCCCCTGTGGCCAGGCCAAAGGCGGCTAGAGCTTCAGAAAATTTTCCAGAATCCGCGTCCCGACCGGGCCGCTTTTCTCGGTGTGAAACTGCACGGCGTAGAAGTTCTGGTACTGCACGGCGGCACTAAATGGCGTGGGGTACTCGGCCTGGGCAATGGTATAATCCCCGACGGGTGCGTAGTAGCTGTGCACAAAGTATACGTAGTCCTCCTCGCGCAGCCCTTCAAAGAGCGGGGAGCGAAGCGCCTGCAGGTTGTTCCAGCCCATGTGCGGCACTTTGTACTCCGGAGCACTGGGGAAGCGAATCACGTTAAAAGGCAAAATACCGAGCAGGTCGGTACCGCCGCCTTCCTCACTATGTTGGCCCAGCAGCTGCATGCCCAGACAGATGCCCAGGAAAGGTTGAGTAAGCGTCGGTAGAAGCTCATCCAGGCCCTGGGCCCGCAGCTCGCGCATAGCCGAAGCAGCTTCGCCTTCGCCCGGAAACAAGACCTTATCGGCGCGCCGAATCACTTCGGGCTCCGAGGTCAGGGTAGCCTGTACTCCCAGGCGTTCTAGCGCAAACAGCACGGACTGTACGTTGCCGCCTTTGTAATCAATTACTGCTATTTCCATTTGAGGAGTTAAGAACAAATTGTCATTTACTCATTTGTATAAACATATGGTGCAACCCTTGCTCGCATTCAGCTGCCTTAATTCCCCTTCTTGACTCTCTAAGCAGATGTACTTGACAAACTAGAGACAATGAAGTCTTTACCATATGTTTATACAAATGTTAAAACTACAAAACTCCCTTCGTACTGGGAATTTCCATGCGGGCAGCATCCCGCACCAAAGCCATCTTGATGGACTTGGCTACGGCCTTGAAGATGGCCTCAATCTTATGGTGTTCGTTTTGCCCTTCGGCTTTAATATTGAGGTTGCAACGAGCCGCATCGGAGAAACTTTTAAAGAAATGGTAAAACATTTCCGTGGGCATGTCACCAATTTTTTCCCGCTTGAACTCCGCGTCCCATACCATCCAGGGGCGGCCGGAAAAGTCGATGGCGGCCTGGGCAAGCACGTCGTCCATGGGGAGCAGGAAACCGTAGCGGGCCAGACCACGCTTGTCGCCGAGGGCCTGGGTGAAGGCCTCGCCCAAGGCAATAGCCGTGTCTTCGATGGTATGGTGCTCGTCGATGTGCAAGTCACCCTGTACCGAAATTTTCATATCCACGCCCGAGTGCTTGCTGAGCTGATCAAGCATATGATCGAAGAACCCTAGCCCAGTGTGTATCTGCGGACGACCATTTCCATCGAGGTTTATTTCGATGCTGATTTTAGTTTCGTTGGTGTCGCGTTGTACTACCGCCGTGCGGGCGGGCAACCGCAGGAATTGGTATATCTTTTCCCAGTTGGTGGTTGTCAGAGCAGCGCGTTCATCCTCCTCCCCTTCCGGCCGGATCAGAATAGACTGGCAGCCTAAGTTCTGGGCCAGCTCCACATCGGTGAGCCGGTCGCCGATAACAAAGGAGCCGGCCAGGTCGTAGCCGCTTCCTTCTCCCAGGTACTGCTGCAGCATTCCAATGCCGGGCTTGCGGGTAGCCAGGTTTTCGTGGGGGAAGCTCCGGTCGATATGCTCGCGGGCAAACTCCACTCCTTCCGAGCGCAGAATATCGAGCATCATGGTGTGGGCCGGCCAGAAGGTGTCTTCCGGAAAGCTGTCGGTGCCCAGGCCATCTTGGTTGCTCACCAGCACCAGCTCGTAGTCCAGTTCGCGGGCAATGCGCGCCAGTCCGGTGATGGAGCCCGGCACAAACTGAAATTTTTCCCGGCTCAGGGAGTCAACCTGAAAATCGGTGGGCGGCTCGATGAGGATGGTGCCGTCCCGGTCAATGAAAAGAACTTTCTTCATGGTGGAGAGATGACCCCGCGGGGTCAGATGAAATCTGGAATGTCGTAACGTCGGGCAGATGCGGACTTACTCGAACTTCTGGAGGGCATCCAGCAGCTGCTCATTTTCCTGGGGTGAGCCCACCGTGAGGCGGAGCGTGCCGGCGCAGCCAGGCTGGGTAGTACGGTTGCGCACAATGATGCCTCGGCTTACCAGGAAGTCGTACACGGCTGTGGCATCAGGCCGGAAGCGCACCAGCAGGAAATTCGCATCCGAAGGAAATACGGTTTCCACGATGGGCACGGCCGGCAGACGCTCGGCCAGCCAATCGCGGCCCCGAAGCAGCTCCTGGCGCATACCCTCGAAGCGGGCGGCGTCGCGCAGGGCCTGCAGGGCGTGCTGCTGGGTAGCCTCCGATACGTTGTAGGGTGGCTTGATTTTGTTGAGGTAGCCGACGATTTCCGGACTGGCAAAGGCCATGCCCAAGCGCAGGCCCGCCAGGCCCCAGGCCTTGGAGAAGGTCTGCAGAATAACCAGGTTCGGAAACTCCTGCAGGCGCGTGGTCCAGCTGGGAGCCGCAGCAAAATCGGCATAAGCCTCATCCACTACTACCAGTCCCCGGAAGCCGCGCAGAATTTGCTCGATGGCTTCGGCGTGGAGCAGATTGCCCGTCGGGTTGTTGGGCGAGCACAAAAATACCAGCTTGGCCTCGGAAGCTACTACCCCCGCCACCGTCTCGGAAGAGAGCTGAAAGTCCTCGGTAAGCGGCAGCCGTTCAATACGCACATCATTCAGATTAGCGGCTACCTCATACATGCCATAGGTAGGCGGCAGAATCAGAATGCTGTCCTGGCCGGGAGTGCAGGTCAGGCGCACCAGCAGGTCGATGGCTTCGTCGGAGCCGTTTCCCAGAAAAATCTGCTCGGGCCGCACGCCTTTCAGCGGGGCCAGCTCGGCTTTCACGGCCCGCTGCACGGGGTCAGGGTAGCGGTTGAACCGCTCGGGGCCGGCGCTGCCCAGGCTATTCTCGTTGGCGTCGAGCATCACATGCGCCTCCCCCTGAAATTCATCGCGGGCCGAAGAATAGGGTTTCATGGCCCGGATGTTGGGCCGCACGAGGCTATCGAGGTTAAACATTGATTCTGAATTTAGGATGACCACGCTGTTAGCGCGGATTCTGTTCTATTGACCGTCGAGCGACTCCAGCCGCAGCGTGATGGCGCGGGCGTGGGCCCGTAGGCCTTCGGCTTCGGCCATCAGCTCCACCACCGGTCCCACATTGCGCAGGCCTTCGGTGGAAAGCCGTTGGAACGTTATCTTTTTCAGAAACGAATCCAGAGATACACCACTGTAGTTGCGGGCATAGCCGTTGGTGGGCAGCGTGTGGTTGGTGCCGGAAGCGTAGTCGCCGGCGGCTTCCGGAGTCAGGTGGCCCAGGAATACGGAGCCAGCGCTGGTAACACCTTCGGCCAATTGCTCGGGGTTCTCAACGGCCAAGATGAGGTGTTCGGGCGCGTACTGGTTCGAGAAGTAAAGCATTTCCTCCGGGGTGCGGAGCAGAATGGCCCGGCTTTCCTGCAGGGCCTGGGCGGCTACCTCAGCCCGGGGCAACTCCTGTAGCTGGCGGGTTACTTCGGCCTGAGTAGCTTCCAGGATGCTCATTGAATCCGAGAGCAGAATCACTTGCGAGTCGGGGCCGTGCTCGGCCTGGCTCAGCAAATCGGCGGCGACGAAAGCGGGGGTAGCCGAGGCGTCGGCAATAACCAGCACTTCCGACGGACCCGCCGGCATGTCAATGGCTACCCCATAGCGCGTGGCCAACTGCTTGGCGGCCGTCACGTAGCGGTTGCCGGGGCCGAAGATCTTATCAACAGCGGGCACCGAGGCCGTACCGCCGGTAAGGGCGGCAACGGCCTGGGCGCCGCCGGCTTTGATAATGGTGGTGATGCCCAGCAGCTGCGCCGTGAACAGAATCACTGGGTTCACGGAGCCGTCGCGCTGGGGCGGAGTGCACAGTACTACCTCCGGGCAGGCTGCCAACCGAGCCGGGACGCCCAGCATCAGCAGGGTGCTGAACAGCGGCGCCGTGCCGCCCGGGATGTAGAGGCCCACCCGCTGCACGGGCACCGCCCGGCGCCAGCAGTGTACGCCCGGCATGGTTTCTACTTGTTCTGGCTGCGGCACCTGTGCCTCGTGAAACCGTAAAATGTTGGCATAGGCCTGCCGAATGGCCGCCTGCAGCTCGGCCGGGACCTGGGCCGCGGCGGCCGTTAGCTCATCGAGACTGACGCGCAAACCGCCCGAGAGGTCGGCGCCGTCGAAGCGCTGGGCGTAGTCGAGCAGGGCCGCGTCGCCGCGCTGGCGCACATCCTCAAAAATCTGCTGTACCCGCTGGTCGATGTCCTGGGCCTGCTGGGCAGCGGCCCGCTGCTGCAGGGCGGGCCAGTCCGTTTGGGCGGGGTAGGAAAAGAATTGCATGAAGTTTTCTGGCTGACGTTTAGTAGTGATTTTACTAATGACTGCAAGTAGACGGCGCGAGTGCACTCCTATATATAAGGAGTAGCTGCTCGCGGCCTACCCCCGCCGGCTCAGGCAATCATCTTCTCAATCGGCAGCACCAGAATACCCTCGGCGCCTACGGCTTTCAGCTGCCCAGTAATGTGCCAGAAATCATCCTCATTGATGACCGACTGCACCGACACCCAGCCTTCCTCGGCCAGCTTGGTAACAGTTGGCGACTTGATACCGGGTAGCAACGCCTTCACGGCATCTAGCGAGGCCACCGGAGCGTTCAGCAGAATGTACTTGTTGCGCCGGGCCCGGCGCACGGCCTGCATCCGGAACTGTAGCTGCTCTAGCAGCTCCTTTTTCTCAGCGCTCAACTGCTGGTTGGCAATCAGCACGGCTTCGGAGCGAAACACGGTTTCTACTTCCCGCAGCCCGTTGCCAAGCAGCGTAGAGCCGCTGCTCACAATATCACAGATGGCCTCGGCCAGCCCAATGCTGGGGGCAATTTCTACCGAACCGCTAATGGTGTGCAGGTTAGCGGTTACGCCCCGCTCCTGCAGGTAGCTGCCCAGAATCCGGGGGTAGGACGTGGCAATGTTCTTACCTGAGAGGTCAGCCACGGAGTCGTAACCAGCGGCGCGGGGCACGGCCAGGCTCAGGCGGCACTTGCTGAAACCCAGCCCTTCGATTTCCAGCTGGGGTAGGCCGGCTTCTACCAGCACGTTTTGCCCCACAATGCCCAGGTCGGCCACGCCGTCCTGCACGTAGCCGGGAATATCGTCGTCGCGGAGGTAGAGGATTTCGAGGGGGAAGTTGGTCGCTTCAGTTTTAAGCTTGTACGAGGAGCTGAGGAAGCTGATACCGCACTCCCGAATCAGGTTCAGGGAGTCTTCGCTAAGGCGGCCCGATTTCTGGATGGCCAGACGGAGCATATAGTTAAGTTAAGGGGTGGGACGAAGAACTGACCAAAAGGCAGTTCCTGCTTGTACTTCAGTAAGATTCGGGAGGGAGTCGGGACCCAGGTCGTTGGAAAACGGCAATACGCTGCCGGGGCCACCTGTTTGCGGGGGCCGGGGAACCAAGTGCGGTTCGCCCAACGGGGTCAATATGATGCGTGCATTCCTCTAGAAAGAGGAATGATGCCCGTGATGATGATGGTGCTGCTGCGACGCGCTGGACCCGGCCCGGCGGCCCAGAGAGCGGGCGGCCATAGTACGGCAAGGGGTCAGAAACAACGCGGAGAAAAGCATACGGGGCTGATAGTAGCGGGACAAATGTACGGGCCAACGGGTAGGATGAAAACTTTTCAGCAAAAATTTTACATGAAAGCCGGACCTTTGCGTTTTCCGTGTTCCTGCAACCTGATTTTTGGCATCATTGTTTCAGGAAAATCTCAACCCGCATGCCCGCTAGGGTTTCGCTCCTTCCACCTACTGCTCTTTTGTATGCATAGTGTCCGGCTTCTGGCTCTTCGTCTGGGATTAGGAATCAGCCTGCTTGGGGCCGCTTCTCTGGTGCAGGCCCAAACGGCGGCCCCTACCCCCGCCGCGGCCGCCGAACCGGCTAGCCCTACCCCTGCTCCGGCTTCAAACACTCCCGCCTCAACAATTCCGCCCGTTACCAGTCAGGCCCCTTCTCCGGTTATGGGTGCCCAGCCGGTTCAACTGCCTCTGCCCCAGGCCAGCCCCCGGGCCTCAGTTATCCAGACGTTTGGCCTTACCGAAGTAACCGTGGACTACCATGCTCCCTCCGTGCGCGGCCGGGCCGTGTGGGGGGGCCTCGTTCCCTACGACCAGATCTGGCGGGCCGGCGCCAATGAAAACACCCTGATTAAGTTCTCGACGCCTGTGCTATTGCGCGGCCAGACGGTGCCGGCCGGGCAGTACTCCTTTTACGTCATGCCCCACCAGGATCGGGACTGGGAACTGGTGCTTAACCGCGTAACCACCCACTGGGGCGCCGAGGGCTACGATCAGCGCGACGATGTTATTCGGGTGCCGGTGATACCCGAGACGGCCCCTTTCCACGAAAACCTGCTGTACTGGTTTTCCGATATCAAATCTACCGGGGCTCACCTCAACCTGACCTGGGAAAAGCGGACGCTCGTTCTGCCCATCGAGACGGAAGTGCACAAGCAGGTACTCAGCGGCATTGAGCAAGTACTGCAGCAAAAGCCCGGCGACTGGCAGCTGCTAGCCCAGGCCGCCGACTACCTAGTGCAGAACAACATCGAAGCCGAACGCGCCCTGACGTATATTAATGAATCGTTGCGCCTGCAGGATGCGGCCTCCAATAATTGGATTAAGGCCCGGCTGCTGGCCCAGCAGCAGGACTTCGGCACGGCCATCGTATATGCCCGCAAGGCCATCAAGTTGGGCGACAAGGAAGACAGCGCCTTCAAAAATCAGTTACCCAGCATGCGCATTGCCCTCACGGAGTGGCAGGCCAAGGCGTATTAAAGGGACTCGTACAAGGAATACTTCCCTTGAAAAAGCAGCCCTCCTGAGGGCTGCTTTTTTGTTGCTTTCTCGCCGAGCCCTTTATTTCATGATATGGAGGAGTTTTTAGCGCTTTGTCATGCTATTCAGGCTTTGTCGCCGGAGCTGGAACTGGCCCTACGCCAGCAGGTACGGCAGGAAACTGTGGTCCAGCGGCAGCTCTTGCTTCAACCCGGCCAGATTGCACACCGCCTCTACTTTCTGGAAACCGGCCTGGTGCGGGGCTTCCACCTGAAAGACGGTAAAGAAGTAACCGCGTGGTTTATGCGGGAGGGCGACTTTGTCATCTCCATTCTGAGCTTCTTTTCCCAGCAGCCTTCGCACGAGTATCTGCAGGCCCTGACGCCCTGTACCTTGTGGTCGTTGAGCTACGAGCAGCTGCAGCAGCTCTACCAGCAGTTTCCGGAGTTTAACTATATCGGCCGCGTACTCACGGAGAAGTACTACGTACTCAGCGAGCAACGGGCTCTGCACCTGCGCATGCTTTCGGCCCCGGAGCGCTACGACAAGCTCCTGCTCGACTTCCCGGATATCTTTCAGCGCGTCCCGCTGAAGCTATTGGCGTCGCACCTGGGCCTCACCCCCGAAACCCTCAGCCGCTTGCGCGCCCGCCGTTCTTGATAAATGTCAAGAGTTGCCAGAAGCAGAAACCTCACCTTTGAGCATGGTTTCACCTTCTTTTCTGGTAACAGCGCCATGCTCCACCAACGCCTAACTATTTTAACGGCCACTTTGCTTTCAGCTCTGTTGCTGGGTAGCAACGTCCTGCTGGGCTACTATGCCGCGCCGTGGGAAATTCTGCTGACTCCGGTAGTGCTCGTAGCTACCAGCCTGCTCCTGCTCACCACCCGCAGTGTACGCCCTACCCCCGTACTCCGCGCTCTACTGCTAGCCCTGCTGATTTGTGGCCACGA is a genomic window containing:
- the hisF gene encoding imidazole glycerol phosphate synthase subunit HisF, which encodes MLTKRIIPCLDVKDGRTVKGVRFEGLRDAGDPVALAARYAREGADELVFLDITATNQKRATLVALVRDVARELDIPFTVGGGIGTVADVEALLLNGADKVSINSAALARPELIDELAARFGSQCIVVAADARYNDADGWQIYTRAGTHNTGRDAVQWCREAAERGAGELLLTSMSNDGTKDGFALDITGAVSRAVSVPVVASGGAGSKQDFTNVFQQAHADAGLAASIFHFGEIGIRELKEHLRADGIPVRL
- the hisA gene encoding 1-(5-phosphoribosyl)-5-[(5-phosphoribosylamino)methylideneamino]imidazole-4-carboxamide isomerase, yielding MEIIPAIDLINGQCVRLTEGDFSQQTTYDSDPLAVAQRFEQHGVKRLHLVDLDGARAKQPVNLPVLERIARHTALEIDFGGGLQSEDTVRQAFEAGARQITAGSIAVREPETVAGWLRAFGAERIIVGADFRDNFISINAWAEQSERTLQEFVADYLTAGASTFICTDVSKDGKLQGPALATYQQLRKQLPAAQLVASGGVTTLADVEALARIGMHGAIIGKAIYEGTITLAELQPWL
- the hisH gene encoding imidazole glycerol phosphate synthase subunit HisH, whose amino-acid sequence is MEIAVIDYKGGNVQSVLFALERLGVQATLTSEPEVIRRADKVLFPGEGEAASAMRELRAQGLDELLPTLTQPFLGICLGMQLLGQHSEEGGGTDLLGILPFNVIRFPSAPEYKVPHMGWNNLQALRSPLFEGLREEDYVYFVHSYYAPVGDYTIAQAEYPTPFSAAVQYQNFYAVQFHTEKSGPVGTRILENFLKL
- the hisB gene encoding bifunctional histidinol-phosphatase/imidazoleglycerol-phosphate dehydratase HisB; translated protein: MKKVLFIDRDGTILIEPPTDFQVDSLSREKFQFVPGSITGLARIARELDYELVLVSNQDGLGTDSFPEDTFWPAHTMMLDILRSEGVEFAREHIDRSFPHENLATRKPGIGMLQQYLGEGSGYDLAGSFVIGDRLTDVELAQNLGCQSILIRPEGEEDERAALTTTNWEKIYQFLRLPARTAVVQRDTNETKISIEINLDGNGRPQIHTGLGFFDHMLDQLSKHSGVDMKISVQGDLHIDEHHTIEDTAIALGEAFTQALGDKRGLARYGFLLPMDDVLAQAAIDFSGRPWMVWDAEFKREKIGDMPTEMFYHFFKSFSDAARCNLNIKAEGQNEHHKIEAIFKAVAKSIKMALVRDAARMEIPSTKGVL
- the hisC gene encoding histidinol-phosphate transaminase, with amino-acid sequence MFNLDSLVRPNIRAMKPYSSARDEFQGEAHVMLDANENSLGSAGPERFNRYPDPVQRAVKAELAPLKGVRPEQIFLGNGSDEAIDLLVRLTCTPGQDSILILPPTYGMYEVAANLNDVRIERLPLTEDFQLSSETVAGVVASEAKLVFLCSPNNPTGNLLHAEAIEQILRGFRGLVVVDEAYADFAAAPSWTTRLQEFPNLVILQTFSKAWGLAGLRLGMAFASPEIVGYLNKIKPPYNVSEATQQHALQALRDAARFEGMRQELLRGRDWLAERLPAVPIVETVFPSDANFLLVRFRPDATAVYDFLVSRGIIVRNRTTQPGCAGTLRLTVGSPQENEQLLDALQKFE
- the hisD gene encoding histidinol dehydrogenase; this translates as MQFFSYPAQTDWPALQQRAAAQQAQDIDQRVQQIFEDVRQRGDAALLDYAQRFDGADLSGGLRVSLDELTAAAAQVPAELQAAIRQAYANILRFHEAQVPQPEQVETMPGVHCWRRAVPVQRVGLYIPGGTAPLFSTLLMLGVPARLAACPEVVLCTPPQRDGSVNPVILFTAQLLGITTIIKAGGAQAVAALTGGTASVPAVDKIFGPGNRYVTAAKQLATRYGVAIDMPAGPSEVLVIADASATPAFVAADLLSQAEHGPDSQVILLSDSMSILEATQAEVTRQLQELPRAEVAAQALQESRAILLRTPEEMLYFSNQYAPEHLILAVENPEQLAEGVTSAGSVFLGHLTPEAAGDYASGTNHTLPTNGYARNYSGVSLDSFLKKITFQRLSTEGLRNVGPVVELMAEAEGLRAHARAITLRLESLDGQ
- the hisG gene encoding ATP phosphoribosyltransferase, with amino-acid sequence MLRLAIQKSGRLSEDSLNLIRECGISFLSSSYKLKTEATNFPLEILYLRDDDIPGYVQDGVADLGIVGQNVLVEAGLPQLEIEGLGFSKCRLSLAVPRAAGYDSVADLSGKNIATSYPRILGSYLQERGVTANLHTISGSVEIAPSIGLAEAICDIVSSGSTLLGNGLREVETVFRSEAVLIANQQLSAEKKELLEQLQFRMQAVRRARRNKYILLNAPVASLDAVKALLPGIKSPTVTKLAEEGWVSVQSVINEDDFWHITGQLKAVGAEGILVLPIEKMIA
- a CDS encoding DUF2911 domain-containing protein, encoding MHSVRLLALRLGLGISLLGAASLVQAQTAAPTPAAAAEPASPTPAPASNTPASTIPPVTSQAPSPVMGAQPVQLPLPQASPRASVIQTFGLTEVTVDYHAPSVRGRAVWGGLVPYDQIWRAGANENTLIKFSTPVLLRGQTVPAGQYSFYVMPHQDRDWELVLNRVTTHWGAEGYDQRDDVIRVPVIPETAPFHENLLYWFSDIKSTGAHLNLTWEKRTLVLPIETEVHKQVLSGIEQVLQQKPGDWQLLAQAADYLVQNNIEAERALTYINESLRLQDAASNNWIKARLLAQQQDFGTAIVYARKAIKLGDKEDSAFKNQLPSMRIALTEWQAKAY
- a CDS encoding Crp/Fnr family transcriptional regulator encodes the protein MEEFLALCHAIQALSPELELALRQQVRQETVVQRQLLLQPGQIAHRLYFLETGLVRGFHLKDGKEVTAWFMREGDFVISILSFFSQQPSHEYLQALTPCTLWSLSYEQLQQLYQQFPEFNYIGRVLTEKYYVLSEQRALHLRMLSAPERYDKLLLDFPDIFQRVPLKLLASHLGLTPETLSRLRARRS